From a region of the Zingiber officinale cultivar Zhangliang chromosome 10B, Zo_v1.1, whole genome shotgun sequence genome:
- the LOC122029811 gene encoding pirin-like protein → MADTDNYSSLRKPRHVARKFQARPQREGYGAVVRRSIGRFELRYFDPFLVLDEFSVCAPAGFPDHPHRGFETVTYMLEGAVTHEDFEGHKGTIKAGDLQWMTAGRGIVHSEMPAGQGVAKGLQLWVNLSSRNKMIEPKYQELQSKDIACTNKNGIEVRVIAGESMGISSPVYTRTPTMYLDFTLKPLAHLCQPIPPTWNAFLYVLEGEGVFGVEKSGSIGTHHLLLLSHGDGLEVWNKSVKPLRFVLIGGEPLGEPVAQLGPFVMNTEEEIDQTINDFQYCENGFEKAKFWRSEAMIASEG, encoded by the exons ATGGCTGATACAGACAATTACTCCTCTCTGCGGAAGCCACGGCATGTGGCTAGGAAGTTCCAGGCGCGGCCGCAGCGCGAAGGCTACGGCGCCGTCGTCCGGAGAAGCATCGGAag GTTTGAGTTGAGGTACTTCGACCCTTTTCTTGTTCTGGATGAGTTCTCAG TTTGTGCTCCTGCTGGATTCCCTGACCATCCTCATCgag GTTTTGAGACTGTCACTTACATGCTAGAG GGAGCAGTGACACATGAAGACTTTGAAGGCCACAAGGGAACGATAAAGGCCGGCGACCTGCAGTGGATGACCGCCGGCAGGGGAATTGTGCACTCTGAGATGCCTGCAGGGCAAGGGGTCGCCAAGGGGTTGCAGCTTTGGGTCAATCTCTCTTCCAGGAACAAAAT GATCGAGCCGAAATACCAGGAGCTTCAAAGCAAGGACATagcttgcaccaacaaaaatGGCATTGAGGTTCGTGTTATCGCAGGTGAGTCGATGGGAATAAGTTCGCCGGTCTACACCAGGACTCCGACCATGTACTTGGACTTCACACTGAAGCCTTTAGCGCATCTTTGCCAACCCATCCCGCCTACTTGGAATGCATTCCTCTATGTCCTTGAAGGTGAGGGTGTGTTTGGTGTTGAAAAGTCCGGCTCTATTGGAACGCaccatcttctccttttgagccACGGCGATGGACTTGAGGTGTGGAATAAGTCGGTAAAGCCTTTGCGGTTTGTGCTTATTGGCGGTGAACCATTGGGCGAACCGGTGGCGCAATTAGGGCCGTTTGTGATGAACACTGAGGAGGAGATCGATCAGACGATCAATGACTTCCAATATTGCGAGAATGGATTTGAGAAGGCCAAGTTTTGGCGGTCGGAGGCAATGATAGCCTCAGAAGGTTGA
- the LOC122029812 gene encoding zinc finger A20 and AN1 domain-containing stress-associated protein 1-like, protein MAQREEEEAKLQRLCVNNCGFPGNSTTNNMCQSCFQLQSAAAPASASPPRSCSPRSAPPARPPAPVKLPEEGDPKGEAAAAAAVGPQAPERPANRCFSCQKRLRLAGFRCRCGELFCGQHRYSDRHECSFDYKTAARAVIARENPVVRAAKIVRV, encoded by the coding sequence ATGGCGCAgcgagaggaggaggaggcgaaGCTCCAGCGGCTCTGCGTCAACAACTGTGGCTTCCCCGGCAACTCCACCACCAACAACATGTGTCAGTCCTGCTTCCAGCTGCAATCGGCAGCGGCGCCAGCCTCCGCTTCGCCTCCCCGGTCCTGCTCTCCTAGATCCGCCCCTCCAGCACGCCCGCCGGCCCCGGTGAAGCTTCCCGAGGAGGGAGATCCGAAGGGAGAAGCCGCCGCCGCCGCGGCCGTGGGGCCGCAAGCGCCGGAGAGACCGGCGAACCGGTGCTTCTCGTGCCAGAAGCGACTGCGGCTGGCGGGATTCCGGTGCCGGTGCGGCGAGCTGTTCTGCGGCCAGCACCGCTACTCAGACCGCCACGAGTGCAGCTTCGACTACAAGACGGCCGCCCGCGCCGTCATCGCTCGCGAGAATCCCGTCGTCCGAGCGGCCAAGATCGTCAGGGTTTGA